From the Pseudomonadota bacterium genome, the window TCTGCCGAGCGGCCCGATGGGGGCGATTGCTGCGTCCAGGAATCCTGCACGCCTTCCTGGAAAGACCTGATGTGGGAAATTTCCTCGGCGCCGTCAGTGGCGTGTTCTTCAGCGGTGGCTTGCTGGGGGGCCTTACCGCCGCCGCCTACTACGTTTTCTGCCTGTGGCGTGGCATCAGACTGCATCCGCCCACACTGGGTGCGCTGATTGCGGTCGTGCTGCTGGTGTCGTGGCTCATCGGGTGGGCCATCTCGGAAGATCCGCGGGTGGGTCAGATCAGTCAGGAGCTCTACGATGCAAGCAATGATCTCACGCGACCCCGCAAGTGGTACTACGACAATGAGTATCTGGATACGGCTTCTTTCACGCTGTTCGGTGTGAGCTTCTTGCTCCCCTTGGCCCAGTTCTTCTGCGGGTCTTTCTACACATCGACCCGTCAACTCTTCGGCGCGAAGGAACCTTGACCGCGCAGGCCGCGCAGGCATTGGGGGCGGCAAGAGACGAACCGAACCCCCTGGTTTGCCTGCGGCCGTTGCACGGGAATCAAGAGAGCCACGCCACGCACCGCAGGAGGATCATGGCTTCCACCGCTGCGAAGACCCCGCCCATGGACATCGCCTTCGGAACAGACGGCTGGCGCGCCATCATCGCCGATTCGTTCACGTTCGAGAACGTGCGCCTGGTTGCGCGCGCCATCGCCCGCTACCTGCAGTGGGAGGGGCGTTCGGCCCAGCCGGTCTACCGCCCGAACCTCGCTGGCGGATACCCGTCGCCCTTCCGCGCCGCTGCAAGCGGGCTGGTTGTAGGCTACGACACGCGCTTCCTTTCGCCTCGCTTCGCGCGCGCAGTGGCTGACGAGGTGGCCGCCCAGGGCATCCCGGTGCTGCTGGCCGACACGTTCTCGCCCACGCCCGCACTGTCGCAGGCCGTGCGCGATCACGAGGCCGCGGGCGCGGTCGTCATCACGGCGAGTCACAACCCCAGCGATTACAATGGTCTCAAGCTCAAGCCCGAGTACGCCTCGAGCAGCCTGCCCGAGATCACCGATGCGCTCATGCCGTTCATTGCCGCCGAGCGCGCCAACCCGACGCCTCGGCGCGACGTGCCGGCCGAGGTGCGCGTCTTCTCCCCGCTCGACGGTTATCGCGCCGAGCTCTCGGCTCTGGTCGATCTCGAGCGCATCCGCCAGGCCGATCTCGACATCGTGGTCGACCCGATGCACGGAGCGGGCGCGGGGGTGATTCGCGGCCTGCTGGGTGACGCCCACGTGCGTGAGATCCGCGGGACGCCCGACCCGACCTTCGGCGGGGTGAATCCGGAGCCCATCCTCAAGAACCTCCAGGCGCTCATGACCGCCCTGTCGAGCGCGCCGGGCGGTCATCTGCCCGCGCGGCGCGTGGGCGTGGCTACCGATGGCGATGCCGATCGGGTGGGAGCCGCCGATGGCCGCGGTCACTTCTTCAACGCCCACGAGATCTTTGCCGTCTTGATGTGGCATCTGGTCACGCGCAAGGGCTGGACAGGCGGGGTCGTGAAGACCTTCTCGACCAGCGAGATGATTGGGCGGCTGGCGGCGCATCTCGGCCTGCCGGTGCATGAGACCCCCATCGGCTTCAAGTACATCGTCGAGCACATGCTCACCCACGACATCTTGATCGGGGGCGAGGAGAGCGGTGGCATCGGCGTCAAGAACCACGTTCCGGAGCGCGATGGGGTGCTCTCGAGCCTGTTGCTGCTCGAGGCCGCCGCCTGGGAGAACGAGAGCGTCGAACAGGTGCTGGCCCGCATCCACGAGATCACGGGGCCGTTCGCCTACGATCGGGTCGACCTTCACCTCTCCAGCCGCGCGCAGATGACCGAGGCCGTGGCGTCGCTCAAGGCGTCGACGCCCTCGACCGTGGGGGGGGCGAAGGTGATGTCGGTGGAGACGGTTGACGGGGTCAAGCTTCGTCTCGCCGACGACGCCTGGATACTGTTTCGCCCAAGTGGCACCGAGCCGGTGCTGCGGGTGTACGTCGAGGCGCCGAGTGCCGCGCGGGTCGAGGCCATCTTGCGCGATGGCGAGCGTCTGGCGGTCAGCGGAACCTGCGCGCTGAAGGGGGCCCAT encodes:
- a CDS encoding phosphoglucomutase/phosphomannomutase family protein → MDIAFGTDGWRAIIADSFTFENVRLVARAIARYLQWEGRSAQPVYRPNLAGGYPSPFRAAASGLVVGYDTRFLSPRFARAVADEVAAQGIPVLLADTFSPTPALSQAVRDHEAAGAVVITASHNPSDYNGLKLKPEYASSSLPEITDALMPFIAAERANPTPRRDVPAEVRVFSPLDGYRAELSALVDLERIRQADLDIVVDPMHGAGAGVIRGLLGDAHVREIRGTPDPTFGGVNPEPILKNLQALMTALSSAPGGHLPARRVGVATDGDADRVGAADGRGHFFNAHEIFAVLMWHLVTRKGWTGGVVKTFSTSEMIGRLAAHLGLPVHETPIGFKYIVEHMLTHDILIGGEESGGIGVKNHVPERDGVLSSLLLLEAAAWENESVEQVLARIHEITGPFAYDRVDLHLSSRAQMTEAVASLKASTPSTVGGAKVMSVETVDGVKLRLADDAWILFRPSGTEPVLRVYVEAPSAARVEAILRDGERLAVSGTCALKGAH